A genomic window from Rhizobium sp. 007 includes:
- a CDS encoding complex I NDUFA9 subunit family protein, whose product MTLANLPPLVTVFGGSGFLGRHIVRALAKRGYRIRVAVRRPDLAGFLQPLGNVGQISFVQANLRYRTSVDRAVEGADFVINCVGVLFEAGRNTFDAVQEFGARAVAEAARASGAKLIHISAIGADANSDSSYARTKGRAEAAILSTKKDAIIFRPSIVFGPEDGFFNKFAEMARLSPVLPLIGGGKTKLQPVYVEDVAEAVARAVEGKAASGMIYELGGPEVLTFRECLQVMLKITARKNRLVSIPFSIASLIGSVASLIPFVKPPITADQVRLLKRDNVVSTKAETDGLTLKALGVTPTMLASVLPSYLVHYRPHGQYTGSGKSA is encoded by the coding sequence ATGACCCTTGCCAACCTGCCGCCGCTCGTGACCGTGTTCGGAGGTTCTGGCTTTCTCGGCAGGCATATCGTGCGCGCCCTCGCAAAGCGCGGCTATCGCATCCGCGTCGCGGTGCGGCGGCCGGATCTGGCAGGTTTTCTGCAGCCGCTCGGCAATGTCGGGCAGATTTCTTTTGTCCAAGCGAACCTGCGCTACCGCACTTCGGTCGATCGCGCCGTCGAGGGTGCCGACTTCGTCATCAACTGTGTCGGCGTGCTCTTTGAGGCCGGCCGCAACACCTTCGATGCGGTGCAGGAATTCGGTGCGCGCGCCGTGGCGGAAGCCGCCCGGGCATCCGGCGCGAAGCTCATCCATATTTCGGCAATCGGCGCCGACGCCAATTCGGATTCCAGCTATGCCCGCACCAAGGGCCGCGCGGAGGCGGCAATCCTTTCGACCAAGAAGGACGCCATAATCTTCCGTCCGTCGATCGTTTTCGGGCCGGAAGACGGCTTCTTCAATAAATTTGCGGAGATGGCTCGCCTTTCGCCAGTGCTTCCGCTTATCGGTGGAGGCAAGACGAAGCTGCAGCCGGTCTACGTAGAGGACGTGGCAGAAGCCGTGGCACGCGCCGTCGAGGGCAAGGCTGCGAGCGGGATGATCTATGAACTCGGCGGTCCGGAAGTGCTCACCTTCCGCGAATGTCTTCAGGTCATGCTGAAGATCACCGCCCGCAAAAACCGGCTGGTTTCCATTCCCTTCAGCATCGCTTCGCTGATCGGCAGCGTCGCTTCGCTCATTCCCTTCGTTAAGCCCCCGATCACGGCCGACCAGGTTCGCCTACTGAAGCGCGACAATGTCGTTTCAACGAAGGCCGAAACGGATGGCCTCACGTTGAAGGCCCTCGGCGTCACGCCGACAATGCTGGCCTCCGTACTGCCGTCGTATCTGGTGCAT
- a CDS encoding DUF1330 domain-containing protein, whose amino-acid sequence MAKGYWIARVDVRDPERYKDYVAAAKPAFEKYGANFLARGGAITELEGKSRARNVVIEFPSMQAAVDCYNSPEYQIAAKIRQEVADAEMVVVEGV is encoded by the coding sequence ATGGCAAAAGGATACTGGATTGCACGCGTCGATGTTCGCGATCCCGAGCGCTACAAGGATTACGTCGCGGCAGCTAAGCCGGCCTTTGAAAAATACGGCGCAAACTTCCTCGCCCGCGGCGGTGCAATCACCGAACTTGAAGGTAAATCGCGAGCCCGAAACGTCGTCATCGAGTTCCCGTCCATGCAGGCTGCGGTCGATTGCTACAACTCCCCGGAATACCAGATTGCCGCCAAGATCCGCCAGGAAGTCGCCGACGCGGAAATGGTGGTTGTTGAAGGCGTCTGA
- the pyrF gene encoding orotidine-5'-phosphate decarboxylase, which yields MNARERLIVGLDVPTLGEAEQIVSTLGDDVLFFKIGYQLVFAGGLEFARDLAQSGKKIFLDMKLLDIDNTVASGVENIVKMGMSMLTLHAYPKAMKAAVEAAKGSELCLLGVTVLTSMDEQDLIAAGYEYDPHTLVLRRAEQALLAGMGGVVCSAEESAAVRKIVGPGMAIVTPGIRPAGSEKGDQKRVMTPADALKAGSSHLVVARPIVKAPDPKEAARAILAEMEAAL from the coding sequence ATGAACGCACGCGAGCGGCTGATCGTCGGGCTGGATGTTCCGACACTTGGCGAGGCGGAACAGATCGTCTCGACGCTCGGCGACGACGTTCTCTTCTTCAAGATCGGCTATCAGCTCGTCTTCGCCGGCGGTCTGGAATTCGCACGCGATCTCGCACAGAGCGGCAAGAAGATCTTCCTCGACATGAAGCTGCTCGATATCGACAACACGGTCGCTTCCGGCGTCGAGAACATCGTGAAGATGGGTATGTCCATGCTGACGCTGCATGCCTATCCCAAGGCGATGAAGGCTGCCGTCGAAGCGGCAAAGGGTTCCGAACTCTGCCTGCTCGGCGTGACCGTCCTTACCTCGATGGACGAGCAGGATCTGATCGCTGCAGGTTACGAATACGACCCGCATACACTGGTGCTGCGCCGCGCCGAACAGGCGCTGCTCGCCGGGATGGGCGGCGTCGTCTGCTCCGCAGAAGAATCCGCCGCCGTTCGGAAAATCGTCGGACCCGGAATGGCAATCGTCACCCCCGGCATCCGCCCGGCAGGTAGTGAAAAGGGTGATCAGAAGCGTGTCATGACCCCCGCCGATGCGCTGAAGGCCGGCTCAAGCCACCTCGTCGTCGCCCGTCCGATCGTCAAGGCGCCCGATCCGAAGGAAGCGGCACGCGCCATTCTTGCCGAGATGGAAGCCGCGCTCTGA
- a CDS encoding histidine phosphatase family protein has protein sequence MYGLYITHPQVKIDPNVAVPKWGLSEIGEARARKAAESSWARKLRRIISSDETKAVETAEILAATAGVAIEIRHGMHENDRSATGFLPPPEFEKAADWFFAHPQDSFRGWERAADAQQRIVSAFEAVLADHDPNEPIAFVGHGGVGTLLKCHLESRVIARDRDQPPGGGNLYCFSLADRRLSCDWTPMENWQGRM, from the coding sequence ATGTACGGGCTGTACATCACCCACCCGCAAGTGAAAATCGATCCGAACGTCGCGGTGCCCAAATGGGGTTTATCCGAGATCGGCGAGGCGCGCGCGCGCAAGGCGGCTGAAAGCAGCTGGGCGAGGAAACTGCGCCGTATTATTTCCAGCGACGAGACGAAGGCCGTCGAGACCGCGGAAATACTGGCTGCGACGGCAGGCGTGGCCATCGAAATCCGACATGGTATGCATGAGAACGACCGGTCCGCAACGGGCTTCCTGCCACCTCCGGAGTTCGAGAAAGCTGCCGACTGGTTCTTCGCGCATCCGCAAGATAGTTTCAGAGGCTGGGAGCGTGCCGCCGATGCGCAGCAGCGCATCGTTTCGGCCTTCGAAGCTGTTCTCGCCGATCACGATCCGAACGAGCCGATCGCCTTTGTCGGGCATGGCGGGGTCGGCACGCTGTTGAAATGCCATCTTGAGAGCCGCGTCATCGCGCGCGATCGCGATCAGCCGCCCGGTGGCGGCAATCTCTATTGTTTCAGCCTTGCAGACCGGCGCTTATCATGCGACTGGACGCCCATGGAAAACTGGCAGGGACGGATGTGA
- the pmtA gene encoding phospholipid N-methyltransferase PmtA, translating into MALRLKERLGKKFDEEIRFFKGMMQGPKTVGSIVPTSSITARKMASVIHLNSGLPVLELGPGTGAITKAILGRGVKPENLVAIEYSTDFYEHLVRLYPSVRFINGDAFDLDKTLGDLKDQTFDSVVSAVPLLNFPMQARIALLESLLDRIPAGRPVVQISYGPVSPIIARPERYHIQHFDFIVRNIPPAQLWIYRRS; encoded by the coding sequence ATGGCGTTGCGGCTGAAAGAACGGCTCGGCAAGAAGTTCGATGAAGAAATCCGTTTCTTCAAGGGCATGATGCAGGGGCCGAAAACTGTCGGCTCCATCGTTCCCACCTCCTCCATCACCGCCCGCAAGATGGCAAGCGTCATCCACCTGAATTCCGGCCTACCGGTTCTTGAACTCGGTCCCGGCACGGGCGCGATCACCAAGGCGATCCTCGGGCGCGGCGTGAAGCCGGAAAATCTCGTCGCCATCGAATATTCGACGGATTTTTACGAGCATCTCGTCCGCCTTTACCCCAGTGTCCGCTTCATCAATGGCGACGCCTTCGACCTCGACAAGACGCTCGGCGACCTCAAGGATCAGACGTTCGATTCCGTCGTTTCGGCCGTGCCGCTGCTGAACTTCCCGATGCAGGCGCGAATTGCGCTTCTGGAAAGCCTGCTCGACCGTATTCCGGCAGGCCGGCCGGTCGTGCAGATTTCCTATGGTCCGGTCTCGCCGATCATCGCGCGGCCGGAGCGCTACCACATCCAGCATTTCGATTTCATCGTCCGCAATATCCCGCCGGCCCAGCTCTGGATCTACCGACGCAGCTGA
- the dnaN gene encoding DNA polymerase III subunit beta, whose translation MRITIERSNLLKSLNHVHRVVERRNTIPILSNIMLRADGQKLDMKATDLDLEVTEATPANVEQGGATTVPAHLLYDIVRKLPDGSEVLLATSTDGGSMAVQSGRSKFSLQCLPESDFPDLTAGTFTHSFKLKAADLKMLIDRTQFAISTEETRYYLNGIFFHTIESEGDLKLRAVATDGHRLARADVKAPSGSEGMPGIIIPRKTVGELQKLVDNPDAVVTVEVSDAKIRLGIDSIVMTSKLIDGTFPDYQRVIPTGNDKEMRVDCTTFAQAVDRVSTISSERGRAVKLALSDGQLLLTVNNPDSGSATEEVAVGYDTDSMEIGFNAKYLLDITAQLSGDQAIFLLADAGSPTLIRDTAGDDALYVLMPMRV comes from the coding sequence ATGCGTATAACTATTGAGCGGTCAAACCTTTTGAAGTCGCTGAACCACGTTCACCGCGTGGTCGAACGTCGCAACACGATCCCGATCCTGTCCAATATCATGCTGCGCGCCGATGGCCAGAAGCTCGACATGAAGGCGACCGACCTCGATCTCGAAGTGACCGAAGCCACGCCCGCCAATGTCGAGCAGGGCGGCGCCACAACGGTTCCGGCGCATCTCCTTTACGACATTGTGCGCAAACTGCCGGACGGTTCGGAAGTTCTTTTGGCAACCTCGACGGATGGCGGCTCGATGGCTGTCCAGTCCGGCCGCTCGAAATTCTCGCTGCAGTGCCTGCCGGAATCCGATTTCCCGGATCTGACCGCCGGCACGTTCACGCATTCCTTCAAGCTGAAGGCAGCCGATCTCAAGATGCTGATCGACCGCACGCAGTTTGCGATCTCGACCGAAGAAACGCGCTACTATCTGAACGGCATATTCTTCCACACGATCGAAAGCGAGGGCGACTTGAAGCTGCGCGCGGTAGCGACCGACGGCCACCGCCTCGCACGTGCCGACGTGAAGGCGCCCTCCGGCTCCGAAGGCATGCCTGGCATCATCATTCCGCGCAAGACGGTCGGTGAACTCCAGAAGCTCGTCGACAATCCCGATGCGGTGGTCACCGTCGAAGTCTCAGATGCCAAAATCCGCCTCGGCATCGACTCGATCGTCATGACCTCCAAGCTCATCGATGGCACCTTTCCGGATTACCAGCGTGTGATCCCCACCGGCAACGACAAGGAAATGCGCGTCGATTGCACGACATTCGCCCAGGCTGTCGACCGCGTTTCGACGATTTCTTCCGAGCGCGGTCGCGCCGTGAAGCTCGCACTATCAGACGGCCAGCTTCTGCTTACCGTCAACAATCCGGATTCTGGCAGCGCGACGGAAGAAGTCGCCGTCGGTTACGACACGGATTCGATGGAAATCGGTTTCAATGCCAAATATCTGCTCGACATCACGGCGCAGCTTTCCGGCGATCAGGCGATTTTTCTGCTTGCCGATGCAGGCTCGCCGACGCTCATTCGCGATACCGCCGGCGATGATGCACTTTACGTTCTGATGCCGATGCGCGTGTAA
- the rsmI gene encoding 16S rRNA (cytidine(1402)-2'-O)-methyltransferase, which produces MNNEETAGEGGRQRGYRLHNVAIPARPLEAALYLVATPIGNLGDITLRALETLAGADVLACEDTRVTRVLLDRYGIQNRPFAYHEHNADEAGPRLLQALEAGRSVALVSDAGTPLVSDPGYRLAQSAIEAGYRVVPIPGASAPLAALVGSGLPNDAFLFAGFLPAKDKARRDRLAEFVAAPATLLFFESPHRIGATLAAAADVLGPTRRASVCRELTKTYEEFRRGTLAELAAHYAEIHNVKGEIVLVVGPPEERPADEADVGAILADLATSMPTAKAAAEAARVTGLPRKELYQRLLDMKAKDGR; this is translated from the coding sequence TTGAATAATGAGGAAACAGCGGGCGAGGGCGGCAGGCAGCGCGGCTATCGCCTGCACAATGTCGCCATCCCGGCCCGCCCGCTGGAAGCGGCGCTTTATCTTGTCGCTACGCCGATCGGCAATCTGGGCGATATCACGTTGCGGGCACTGGAAACGCTGGCGGGTGCCGATGTGCTCGCCTGCGAGGATACGCGCGTGACCCGCGTTCTGCTCGACCGATACGGCATTCAGAACCGGCCCTTTGCCTATCATGAGCACAATGCCGATGAGGCGGGTCCGCGATTGCTGCAGGCTCTGGAGGCGGGCAGGTCTGTTGCACTTGTCTCAGATGCCGGGACGCCGCTTGTCTCTGACCCCGGCTATCGCCTTGCACAGTCGGCGATCGAAGCAGGTTACCGTGTCGTGCCCATTCCGGGAGCATCGGCGCCGCTTGCCGCGCTTGTCGGCTCGGGCCTGCCGAACGACGCCTTTTTGTTTGCGGGGTTCCTCCCAGCGAAGGACAAGGCGCGGCGCGACCGGCTGGCGGAATTTGTCGCCGCTCCAGCGACGCTCCTGTTCTTTGAATCGCCCCACCGGATCGGCGCGACGCTGGCTGCTGCCGCCGACGTGCTCGGGCCTACCCGTAGGGCGTCCGTTTGCCGCGAACTGACGAAAACATATGAGGAGTTCCGCCGCGGCACGCTCGCGGAGCTTGCCGCGCATTATGCTGAAATCCACAATGTGAAGGGCGAGATCGTGCTCGTCGTCGGCCCACCGGAAGAGCGGCCGGCTGACGAAGCGGATGTGGGGGCCATCCTTGCCGACCTTGCGACTTCCATGCCGACGGCAAAGGCAGCCGCCGAAGCCGCACGCGTCACCGGATTGCCGCGCAAGGAACTCTACCAGCGCTTGCTTGATATGAAGGCCAAGGATGGGCGATAG
- a CDS encoding cupin domain-containing protein, which produces MAVKLMLASAVAMAARSLPYAVAPTRGRNFVAHSSDHLPMKSTPINPDWIVDGNPQARTAEHSRGHDDASLTAIWDCTAGEFRWFFGWDETVMILEGEVHVTAEDGTERTLRAGDVAFFAGGTWANWRVDNYVRKVAFLRKPFPRPVAILYRLRNLLRSSGQQGLAA; this is translated from the coding sequence ATGGCCGTGAAGCTCATGCTCGCAAGCGCAGTCGCAATGGCTGCGCGTTCGCTGCCGTACGCGGTCGCGCCAACACGCGGCAGGAATTTCGTCGCACACTCCAGCGACCACCTGCCGATGAAATCGACGCCGATCAATCCTGACTGGATCGTCGATGGCAACCCGCAGGCGCGCACGGCCGAACATTCCCGCGGTCATGACGACGCATCGCTCACGGCGATCTGGGATTGCACAGCCGGCGAGTTCCGCTGGTTCTTCGGCTGGGACGAGACGGTGATGATCCTCGAAGGCGAGGTGCACGTCACCGCCGAAGACGGAACGGAACGCACGCTGCGCGCCGGCGACGTTGCGTTCTTCGCGGGCGGCACATGGGCGAACTGGCGGGTGGACAACTACGTCCGGAAGGTCGCTTTTCTGCGCAAGCCCTTCCCCAGGCCTGTGGCAATCCTCTATCGGCTTCGCAACCTGTTGCGCAGCAGCGGCCAGCAGGGTCTCGCGGCCTGA
- the gshB gene encoding glutathione synthase, which translates to MANIKNVAVQMDHVAGINIAGDSTFAMSLEAQARGYKLFHYTPERLSLRDGKLYASVEPMLLRDMKGDHFELGAPERVDLSTMDVVLLRQDPPFDMAYITSTHLLERIHPKTLVVNDPAWVRNSPEKIFVTEFADLMPKTLITKDAAEVRRFRDEMGDIILKPLYGNGGAGVFHSTRDDRNLSSLLEMFGQLFREPFIAQQYLPDVRKGDKRIILVDGEPAGAINRVPADHDSRSNMHVGGRAEATELTAREKEICQRIGPALRERGFLLVGIDVIGDYMTEINVTSPTGIREVRKFGGADIASLLWDAIERKRP; encoded by the coding sequence ATGGCCAATATCAAGAACGTAGCGGTCCAGATGGACCATGTCGCAGGCATCAACATTGCAGGCGATTCTACCTTCGCCATGAGTCTTGAGGCCCAAGCCCGAGGCTACAAGCTTTTCCATTATACGCCTGAGCGGCTGAGCCTCCGCGACGGCAAGCTTTACGCTTCCGTCGAACCGATGCTGCTGCGTGACATGAAGGGCGATCATTTCGAGCTCGGTGCGCCCGAACGGGTCGATCTTTCGACCATGGATGTCGTGCTGCTCCGGCAGGATCCGCCCTTCGACATGGCCTACATCACCTCCACGCATCTCTTGGAACGCATTCACCCGAAGACGCTCGTTGTCAATGATCCGGCCTGGGTGCGCAATTCGCCGGAGAAGATCTTCGTCACCGAATTTGCCGATCTCATGCCGAAGACACTGATCACCAAGGATGCGGCCGAGGTCCGCCGCTTCCGCGACGAGATGGGCGATATCATCTTGAAGCCGCTTTACGGAAACGGCGGTGCCGGCGTCTTCCACTCGACGAGGGACGACCGCAACCTGTCCTCGCTGCTCGAAATGTTCGGCCAGCTCTTCCGCGAACCCTTTATCGCCCAGCAGTATCTTCCCGATGTCCGCAAGGGCGACAAGCGCATCATCCTGGTTGACGGCGAGCCGGCAGGGGCGATCAACCGGGTTCCTGCCGACCACGACAGCCGCTCCAACATGCATGTCGGCGGCCGCGCGGAAGCGACCGAGCTCACGGCGCGTGAAAAGGAAATCTGCCAACGCATCGGCCCGGCGCTCAGGGAACGCGGCTTTCTGCTCGTTGGCATCGATGTCATCGGCGACTACATGACCGAAATCAACGTCACGTCGCCGACCGGAATTCGCGAGGTCCGCAAGTTCGGCGGCGCTGATATCGCAAGCCTTCTCTGGGATGCGATTGAGCGCAAGCGCCCATAG
- the cysK gene encoding cysteine synthase A: MSRKPGRGRIYSSITETIGDTPIVRLDKLAKEKGVKANLLAKLEFFNPIASVKDRIGVAMIESLEAQGKISPGRTTLIEPTSGNTGIALAFAAAAKGYKLILTMPETMSVERRKMLALLGAELVLTEGPRGMKGAIAKAEELAATLPDAIIPQQFENPANPEIHRKTTAEEIWNDTEGAVDILVSGIGTGGTITGAGQVLKSKKPGIRVIAVEPEESPVLSGGQPGPHKIQGIGAGFAPAILDTKIYDEVVTINSAQAMETARLVARLEGVPVGISSGAALAAAIKIGSREENDGKNIVVIIPSFAERYLSTALFEGLGN, encoded by the coding sequence ATGTCGAGAAAACCGGGCCGCGGCCGCATCTACTCGTCGATCACGGAAACCATCGGAGATACTCCGATCGTCCGCCTCGACAAGCTGGCCAAGGAAAAGGGCGTGAAGGCCAATCTGCTCGCCAAGCTCGAATTCTTCAATCCGATTGCTTCCGTCAAGGACCGCATCGGCGTCGCCATGATCGAGAGCCTCGAAGCGCAAGGCAAAATTTCCCCTGGCAGGACGACGCTCATCGAGCCGACCTCCGGCAATACCGGCATCGCGCTCGCTTTTGCCGCCGCCGCCAAGGGCTACAAGCTGATTCTCACCATGCCGGAAACCATGTCGGTCGAGCGCCGCAAGATGTTGGCGCTGCTCGGCGCCGAACTCGTATTGACCGAGGGGCCGCGGGGGATGAAGGGCGCAATCGCCAAGGCGGAAGAACTTGCCGCAACGCTTCCCGACGCCATCATCCCGCAACAGTTCGAGAATCCGGCAAACCCGGAAATACACCGCAAGACGACGGCCGAGGAAATCTGGAACGATACGGAAGGTGCCGTCGACATCCTCGTTTCCGGCATCGGCACCGGCGGCACGATCACCGGCGCCGGCCAGGTTCTGAAGTCGAAGAAGCCGGGCATCAGGGTAATCGCCGTGGAGCCCGAGGAATCTCCGGTTCTTTCCGGCGGTCAGCCCGGGCCGCACAAGATCCAGGGCATCGGCGCCGGCTTTGCCCCGGCGATCCTCGATACGAAGATTTATGACGAAGTCGTCACCATCAACAGCGCGCAGGCGATGGAAACGGCGCGTTTGGTCGCCAGGCTTGAAGGCGTTCCGGTCGGCATTTCCTCAGGCGCGGCACTGGCAGCGGCAATCAAGATCGGCAGCCGCGAGGAAAATGACGGCAAGAACATCGTCGTCATCATCCCATCCTTCGCCGAGCGCTATCTTTCGACTGCCCTCTTTGAGGGTCTCGGAAACTGA
- a CDS encoding LysE family translocator, with the protein MPEESKDDRCSLLAYSGALFIAAIIPGPGITAIVARALGSNFRETFFMGLGLVLGDITYLTAVILGLAFVAQTFTGIFLIIKFAGVLYLCYIAYKLWTAGLLPQDITARRSSSIGISFLSGLLVTLGNPKTMLFYVALVPTLIDINHIGPREYGILLVATFVVLLLVLIPYMLLASRARTMLKQPRALQALNRVAASILAGTAAFIAARAA; encoded by the coding sequence CTGCCTGAGGAGAGCAAAGATGACCGTTGCAGCCTGCTTGCCTATAGCGGCGCCCTTTTTATCGCTGCGATCATTCCCGGACCCGGCATCACCGCGATCGTCGCCCGCGCGCTCGGCTCGAATTTTCGCGAGACCTTCTTCATGGGTCTCGGCCTTGTTCTCGGCGACATCACGTACCTGACGGCGGTGATCCTCGGCCTTGCATTCGTGGCGCAGACCTTCACCGGAATATTCCTCATCATCAAATTCGCCGGCGTGCTTTACCTCTGCTACATTGCCTACAAGCTCTGGACGGCAGGTCTTTTGCCGCAGGATATTACCGCGCGCAGATCGAGCAGCATCGGCATATCCTTCCTGTCCGGCCTTCTGGTGACGCTCGGCAACCCGAAGACGATGCTCTTTTACGTCGCCCTCGTGCCGACACTAATCGACATCAACCACATCGGCCCTCGAGAATACGGCATACTTTTAGTCGCAACCTTCGTTGTGCTGCTTTTGGTTTTGATCCCTTACATGCTGCTTGCGTCGCGCGCCCGCACGATGCTGAAACAGCCGCGCGCGCTGCAAGCGCTCAATAGGGTTGCGGCGAGCATCCTGGCCGGAACCGCAGCCTTTATCGCTGCACGCGCAGCCTGA
- a CDS encoding cysteine hydrolase family protein: MTTGLLLIDVQNAILKGLASTARQPLIDKTLDETVARLAEVLQKARAVNAPVVIVQHDGHASHRLAEGSEGWQLRDEIAPQDREIVVHKRSCDSFFETDLQARLKENGITRLVVGGCMTQFCVDTTARRAVSLGYDVTLMSDGHMTADMGELRFEQIIAHHNAVLDEFDAGSHEIRLAQAAAINFG, from the coding sequence ATGACAACCGGACTGCTGCTGATCGATGTTCAGAATGCCATCTTGAAAGGCCTCGCAAGCACCGCGCGCCAGCCTTTGATCGACAAGACGCTGGACGAAACGGTGGCGCGTCTTGCCGAAGTTCTCCAAAAGGCCCGCGCGGTGAATGCACCGGTCGTCATCGTCCAGCATGACGGACACGCATCCCACCGTCTTGCCGAAGGCAGCGAAGGCTGGCAGTTGCGCGACGAGATTGCGCCTCAAGATCGCGAGATCGTCGTTCACAAGCGCAGCTGCGACTCGTTCTTCGAAACCGATCTCCAAGCGCGCCTCAAGGAGAACGGTATCACCAGGCTGGTGGTCGGCGGCTGCATGACCCAGTTCTGCGTCGATACCACCGCGCGGCGCGCCGTTTCGCTCGGCTACGATGTAACGCTGATGTCTGATGGACATATGACGGCCGACATGGGCGAACTCCGCTTCGAACAGATCATTGCCCACCACAATGCCGTGCTCGACGAGTTCGATGCCGGCAGCCACGAAATCCGGCTTGCACAGGCAGCGGCGATCAATTTCGGATAG
- a CDS encoding DMT family transporter: protein MQNDIGKGTVEMTAAMVISGTIGWFVVMSGQPVSGVVFWRCLFGAASLLVICGALGFLKPGILSPRTFGIAVLGGIAIVANWLLLFASYSHASISIATTVYNTQPFMLLALGAAFLGEKITLAKLFWLALAFAGMVAIIEAKPEAGGISGSYGLGIALALGAAFFYALAALAAKWLKGTPPHLIALIQVSTGILMLAPVTDFSDLPTTAGSWCILVAMGVVHTGVMYVLLYGAIQKLPTHLTGALSFIYPIVAIAVDGLAFGRALQPLQILGAAIILVAAAGMNLGWTPGRWLRPIRN from the coding sequence ATGCAGAACGATATAGGCAAAGGCACGGTTGAGATGACGGCAGCAATGGTAATTTCGGGGACGATCGGCTGGTTCGTCGTCATGTCCGGCCAGCCTGTGAGCGGAGTTGTTTTCTGGCGTTGCCTGTTTGGGGCTGCGAGCCTTCTTGTCATCTGCGGCGCGCTCGGATTCTTGAAGCCCGGCATTCTCTCGCCGAGAACCTTTGGCATCGCGGTGCTCGGCGGGATCGCCATCGTGGCGAACTGGCTGCTGCTTTTCGCCTCGTATTCGCACGCATCGATCTCGATCGCGACCACCGTCTACAATACCCAACCTTTCATGCTGCTGGCGCTCGGCGCCGCATTCCTCGGCGAGAAGATCACTTTGGCGAAACTCTTTTGGCTGGCGCTCGCCTTTGCCGGCATGGTGGCGATTATCGAAGCCAAACCTGAGGCCGGCGGCATTTCAGGCAGCTACGGGCTGGGTATTGCGCTGGCACTTGGGGCGGCCTTCTTCTATGCGCTGGCGGCACTTGCTGCAAAGTGGCTGAAGGGCACGCCGCCGCACCTGATCGCGCTCATTCAGGTTTCGACCGGCATTCTCATGCTGGCGCCGGTGACCGACTTTTCGGACCTGCCTACAACGGCCGGATCGTGGTGCATTCTGGTGGCGATGGGCGTCGTCCATACCGGCGTGATGTATGTACTGCTCTACGGCGCAATCCAGAAGCTGCCGACACATCTCACCGGCGCACTTTCCTTCATTTACCCGATCGTCGCGATCGCAGTGGACGGCCTCGCTTTTGGTCGCGCACTGCAGCCATTGCAGATCCTCGGTGCGGCAATCATCCTTGTTGCGGCAGCGGGAATGAATCTCGGCTGGACGCCTGGGCGTTGGCTGCGGCCTATCCGAAATTGA
- a CDS encoding Lrp/AsnC family transcriptional regulator, with protein MKGKLALTANEASRLDSIDQRLLDALAQNARISLKELAQVANLSSPSAAERLRRLEERGIVTAFTIDIDPAALGYPLQAIVRVRPLPGQLHVVERIIQETPEFIECDKVTGDDCFIARLVVRSMGELDGILDKVAEKAETNTSMIKASPVKRRLPPLSSR; from the coding sequence ATGAAAGGTAAACTCGCTTTGACGGCTAACGAAGCATCTCGCCTGGACAGCATCGACCAGCGTCTCCTCGATGCGCTGGCGCAGAACGCGCGTATTTCGCTAAAAGAGCTGGCGCAGGTGGCCAACCTCTCGTCGCCAAGCGCGGCGGAACGGCTGCGAAGGCTGGAGGAGCGCGGCATCGTCACGGCCTTCACGATCGATATCGATCCGGCTGCCCTCGGCTATCCGCTACAGGCAATCGTCCGCGTCCGGCCGCTGCCGGGACAGTTGCATGTCGTCGAGCGCATCATCCAGGAGACGCCTGAATTCATCGAATGCGACAAGGTGACCGGCGACGATTGCTTTATCGCCCGCCTCGTCGTCCGCTCGATGGGAGAACTCGACGGTATTCTGGACAAGGTGGCCGAAAAGGCTGAGACCAACACCTCGATGATCAAGGCTTCACCCGTCAAACGCCGCCTGCCGCCGCTTTCGAGCCGCTGA